The Pithys albifrons albifrons isolate INPA30051 chromosome 4, PitAlb_v1, whole genome shotgun sequence genome segment GGCTCTGATCAAGCAGACTGCAGATGGTTACAAACATAGCTAATTCTGGAAGGATATTACAAAGTGCTTTGCCCAGCTGGACAGGAAGTGCTGAGCTTCCTAGGctcaaagggagaaaaatatagGAACATACAGAACAATGCATTAACTAACGAAACACATCATGAGGAAACCAAGCATTTATGCAGTGAAAATAAAGTgcataatatttaaaaaaaatatcccagGCAGCAGTTTCCCTGGCTGTTGTGTTTGGCACCAACACAGTGCACTGGGAATTGAAATGAGACATAGTAATAGGAAGGGGGGGGAAGGTCTTTGAGAACAGCTCAGAATTTGTCAGCATTACACTTAATTCTGGAACTACTGGCTCTTTCTGAATACCACTCCCAGGAGTGAGATCAGAGGCACAATGTATGGATATAGTAGTCACTGTGAGAAACAGGAGTATTAAAAAACTGATCTGCTGTTTAATCCTCCTTGTTATCTAAGTCATAACAAAATGGTGGCATAACAAATGATCTGGACTGTTCATCTTAACTGAGTggaacacaaaaagaaaataatcttggggaagaaaagaaggggTTTATGAAATGTTAGTAATCCAATTTTGCAAGTTACTTTGCGCATCCTGAAGAACAGCGAGTTTTTAGGGAAACCAGTAAAACCTAAAAGGTACTTAACTTCCAAGTTTTTGAAATAACGTACTTGAAACTTCTgttgataaatattttcattcatgaaattaaaaaagtatAATTCCTGATATAGCAAGTTAAATAGGATTTCTGAAGCTCAGCTTTGTCCTTGAATGACAATGTTGCCTCTGTGTCTCATGAGAACAGTGCAAGAATCTGtcatttaaaaatgtctgtCTGTGATTAAGTCTTGTATGCATCGTGGTCCTTATAGACAAAGCATTTTATGTTTACAGAATAATCTGGATTGGAAGTGTGAAAACTTTCAAAACAAGAAGTCAAGCCATCTTTGCATTTATGAAAggtaaaatggcaaaaaaaccacaagcaaaacccaacaaaaaaacaaaagcctgGGCAAAAGCATGAATGAAAACTGCCAGAGATGATTTAAAAGTTTATGTTGCTACTTCCAGAGAATTTTGTAGGCAAAACTGAAGAGCAGTTATCTACCTGACAGATTTATAGCAGCTTTTGTTACAGATATGAATCCATTTATCATGCAAATATCAAACTTTACTGGtaattttgtgcattttctttcccttttgtgtgTCATTTTAGGTCAAACAGGTGCAGGAAACAACTGGGCTAAAGGACATTACACAGAAGGGGCAGAGTTGGTTGACTCTGTGCTTGATGTAGTAAGAAAAGAGTGTGAGCACTGTGATTGCCTGCAAGGATTTCAGCTCACtcattccctgggaggagggacaggatcTGGCATGGGAACCCTACTCATCAGCAAGATACGAGAGGAATATCCGGACAGGATAATGAATACATTTAGTGTCATGCCCTCTCCAAAGGTTTCTGATACGGTGGTGGAGCCTTATAATGCCACGCTTTCAGTCCACCAACTGGTTGAAAATACAGATGAAACCTACTGCATTGACAATGAAGCTTTGTATGACATCTGCTTCCGCACCCTGAAGCTCACCACTCCAACGTACGGTGATTTAAATCACTTGGTTTCTGCCACCATGAGCGGGGTAACCACATCCCTGCGTTTTCCAGGCCAACTAAACGCTGACCTCCGGAAGCTGGCAGTGAATATGGTCCCATTCCCACGCCTTCACTTTTTCATGCCAGGCTTCGCTCCTTTGACAGCCCGAGGCAGCCAACAGTACCGAGCACTCACTGTTCCAGAGCTCACCCAGCAGATGTTTGATGCCAAAAATATGATGGCAGCCTGTGACCCGAGACACGGCCGATACCTGACAGTGGCTACCGTATTCCGTGGTCCCATGTCCATGAAGGAGGTTGATGAGCAGATGTTGGCCATCCAGAACAAGAACAGCAGTTACTTTGTGGAGTGGATCCCAAACAATGTCAAGGTGGCAGTGTGTGACATTCCTCCCCGTGGTCTCAAGATGGCTTCTACATTCATTGGCAACAGCACTGCTATTCAAGAGCTCTTCAAAAGGATCTCGGAGCAGTTTTCAGCCATGTTCAGGAGAAAGGCCTTCCTCCACTGGTTcacaggagagggaatggaTGAAATGGAATTTACAGAAGCTGAAAGCAACATGAATGATCTGGTTTCAGAGTATCAGCAATATCAAGAAGCAACAGCAAATGATGGAGAGGAAGCTtttgaagatgatgaagag includes the following:
- the TUBB6 gene encoding tubulin beta-6 chain — its product is MREIVHIQAGQCGNQIGTKFWEVISDEHGIDPAGGYVGDSALQLERINVYYNESSSQKFVPRAVLVDLEPGTMDSVRSGPFGQLFRPDNFIFGQTGAGNNWAKGHYTEGAELVDSVLDVVRKECEHCDCLQGFQLTHSLGGGTGSGMGTLLISKIREEYPDRIMNTFSVMPSPKVSDTVVEPYNATLSVHQLVENTDETYCIDNEALYDICFRTLKLTTPTYGDLNHLVSATMSGVTTSLRFPGQLNADLRKLAVNMVPFPRLHFFMPGFAPLTARGSQQYRALTVPELTQQMFDAKNMMAACDPRHGRYLTVATVFRGPMSMKEVDEQMLAIQNKNSSYFVEWIPNNVKVAVCDIPPRGLKMASTFIGNSTAIQELFKRISEQFSAMFRRKAFLHWFTGEGMDEMEFTEAESNMNDLVSEYQQYQEATANDGEEAFEDDEEEINE